A window from Hemibagrus wyckioides isolate EC202008001 linkage group LG17, SWU_Hwy_1.0, whole genome shotgun sequence encodes these proteins:
- the LOC131367677 gene encoding olfactory receptor 52K1-like, with amino-acid sequence MQDLFVQNISLKNFKLNCFPDLEEWRPVLFIPYFLMFLLSVCGNSILVYLIITQRALHSPMFVLIGLMAVVDLCSPMLFVPHMLFSFLFEWNGISLVGCLIQMFCIHYSGTFQSTLLLAMSLDRYFAICKPLFYHKYMEICNFLKFIGIPLIRNGILITTVVCLAGRLFYCGNNVIDHCFCEHMALVQLACGDISINNLVGLLTAFLIPALDFVFIAVSYIIIFVTVLKSGKAHLKALNTCITHIIVITFTLFFALISFMLYRVRNHFSPSSRVFMSTMYLLFPSCFNPVIYGLRTKEIRQQFQKLLKLINL; translated from the coding sequence ATGCAGGATCTCTTTGtacaaaacatttctttaaaaaatttcaAACTGAATTGTTTTCCTGATTTGGAAGAATGGAGACCTGTGCTATTCATTCCATATTTCCTGATGTTTTTGCTGTCAGTTTGTGGAAACTCTATTCTTGTGTATCTAATAATAACACAGAGGGCTTTGCACTCTCCTATGTTTGTACTAATTGGTCTTATGGCAGTTGTAGACTTGTGTTCACCAATGCTATTTGTACCACATATGTTGTTTAGCTTTTTATttgaatggaatggaatttcTTTGGTTGGTTGTCTGATACAAATGTTTTGCATTCATTATTCAGGGACATTCCAGTCTACTTTATTGTTGGCAATGTCCCTGGATCGTTACTTTGCTATTTGCAAACCACTTTTTTATCACAAGTATATGGAAATATGTAACTTTTTAAAGTTCATTGGCATTCCGTTAATCAGAAATGGAATCTTAATTACCACAGTAGTTTGTCTGGCAGGAAGACTATTTTACTGTGGAAATAATGTGATAGACCATTGTTTTTGTGAACATATGGCATTGGTACAGTTGGCATGTGGAGATATTTCTATTAATAACTTGGTAGGACTTTTGACAGCTTTCCTCATACCTGCCTTAGATTTTGTTTTCATTGCTGTgtcttatataataatattcgTCACTGTTCTAAAATCTGGTAAGGCCCACTTGAAAGCTCTTAATACATGTATTACTCATATAATTGTTATCACTTTTACACTATTTTTTGCCCTAATTTCTTTTATGTTATATAGAGTAAGAAATCATTTCTCTCCAAGCAGCCGTGTATTTATGAGCACAATGTATTTACTTTTTCCAAGCTGTTTTAACCCAGTAATTTATGGACTGAGAACAAAAGAAATAAGGCAACAGTttcaaaaattattaaaattaataaatttataa